The following are encoded together in the Corynebacterium jeikeium genome:
- a CDS encoding dynamin family protein, with translation MHDAADRVQNLVNAKYRTSAVVIIGEVKRGKSSLINALVGRRDLLPVDVITATSAPIRIHTEPDQDPDQPVLARLVRGTEYDPIEPEDLKNWVTQEAVDAINRAPKDSKEVASLPSAAELLVPYSGMGKVTIIDTPGVGGLDEHAVAASLAEARNAGVLLMVCDASTPITAPEMDILRRAREQVGSVIVAVTKTDKNVRRWRSIVADDQRLIAEHLGLDIPVIGVSSLRALDAAESASPEKRAQIEQRCGIAELRQQIIDHVNSPGNLGTVTALEIAKSTMHTITTDIERDIKLYDKTSDAVGELEAEKRKLEAFRDATSEWEQLFMRDIQLSRNKVSAAMDEALTDVKTRWTNRINGEGMRVLRSKPQVFTSQIEIELRQIMEQMVMAMVSEVTARAAQLFQGRQDMVDQVQQQIFAALAPPSALSHDVEKKTTGLVDPSMLTMGIVGAGALTVVIPFAPVAAAAWIGVNMGYRAMRNGKQHLLIWLRETIATTRTSINRMIDIAITTGRTEILLRHRSAIRQEQRNLQSKIESAQKIARESEAQRKQTINRLKKNLEIVNQTIEELDGHLAALKRTRRGAASMAEHAKAGM, from the coding sequence ATGCACGATGCCGCGGATCGCGTGCAAAACCTCGTGAATGCGAAGTACCGCACCTCCGCAGTGGTCATCATCGGCGAGGTAAAGCGTGGAAAGTCCTCCCTCATCAACGCTCTAGTCGGTCGGCGCGACCTGCTGCCGGTGGACGTCATCACCGCCACCAGCGCCCCCATCCGCATCCACACGGAACCCGACCAGGATCCGGACCAACCCGTGCTGGCGCGCCTGGTGCGGGGCACGGAGTACGACCCGATCGAGCCTGAGGATCTTAAGAACTGGGTCACCCAAGAAGCCGTGGACGCCATCAACCGTGCGCCGAAGGACAGCAAGGAAGTAGCCTCTCTGCCCAGCGCCGCCGAGCTGCTGGTTCCTTACTCCGGCATGGGCAAGGTGACCATCATCGACACTCCGGGCGTGGGCGGCCTGGACGAGCACGCAGTTGCAGCCTCCCTGGCGGAGGCTCGCAATGCCGGCGTGCTGCTCATGGTTTGCGATGCCTCCACCCCGATCACCGCCCCGGAGATGGATATTCTCCGTCGCGCTCGCGAGCAGGTCGGCAGCGTGATCGTGGCCGTCACCAAAACAGACAAGAACGTGCGGCGCTGGCGCTCCATCGTCGCCGACGACCAGCGCCTCATCGCAGAACACCTCGGTTTGGACATCCCGGTCATTGGAGTGTCTTCGTTGCGGGCATTAGACGCGGCAGAATCGGCGTCACCAGAAAAAAGAGCACAGATCGAGCAACGATGCGGCATCGCCGAGCTGCGCCAACAGATCATCGACCACGTGAACTCGCCGGGCAACCTCGGCACGGTGACCGCACTGGAGATCGCCAAGTCGACGATGCACACGATCACCACCGATATCGAGCGGGACATCAAGCTCTACGACAAGACCAGCGATGCAGTCGGCGAGCTCGAAGCAGAGAAGCGCAAGCTCGAGGCGTTCCGCGATGCCACCAGCGAGTGGGAACAGCTGTTCATGCGCGACATCCAGTTGAGCCGCAACAAGGTCTCCGCGGCGATGGACGAGGCGCTGACGGACGTAAAGACGCGCTGGACTAACCGCATCAACGGCGAAGGCATGCGCGTGTTGCGCAGCAAGCCACAGGTGTTCACCAGCCAAATTGAGATCGAGCTGCGCCAGATCATGGAGCAGATGGTGATGGCCATGGTCAGTGAGGTAACCGCCCGTGCCGCACAGCTGTTCCAGGGGCGCCAGGACATGGTGGATCAGGTACAGCAACAGATCTTCGCTGCACTGGCTCCGCCGAGCGCCCTCAGCCACGACGTGGAGAAGAAGACTACTGGGTTGGTGGATCCGTCGATGCTCACGATGGGCATTGTCGGCGCGGGCGCCCTGACTGTAGTAATCCCCTTCGCCCCTGTGGCCGCAGCGGCTTGGATCGGCGTGAACATGGGCTACCGAGCAATGCGCAACGGCAAGCAACACCTACTTATCTGGCTCCGCGAGACTATTGCGACCACCCGCACCTCCATCAATCGCATGATCGACATTGCGATCACCACCGGTAGGACGGAAATCCTGCTGCGCCACCGCTCCGCAATCCGCCAGGAGCAGCGCAACCTGCAGTCCAAGATCGAATCCGCACAGAAGATCGCCCGCGAATCCGAGGCACAGCGCAAACAGACCATCAACAGGCTGAAGAAGAACCTGGAGATCGTGAACCAGACCATCGAAGAACTGGATGGGCACCTGGCGGCGCTGAAACGCACTCGGCGTGGCGCAGCAAGCATGGCGGAACACGCGAAGGCGGGGATGTAA
- a CDS encoding ATP-dependent DNA helicase — protein sequence MSSNVLDLLSLAVNDLGGAPRPGQQKMAKAVAEAIDKEHHLAVQAGTGTGKSLAYLIPSIAAAMDSDYPVIVSTATIALQRQLVERDLPRLAKALEPELPRPLEFAIQKGRGNYVCLNKVQNAQTESGVEEAEESLLDPSQLSATGAQVARLHEWAGETEDGDRDNLPQGVSDRAWRQVSVSSRECLGATRCPFGEQCFAERARAHAADADVVVTNHALLAIDALVDAPVLPEHDTVIVDEAHELEDRITSVATAELSPTAIAVLAKRAAKLAVSGADAAGDELAEAGDRWTEALKAEAAASRNNDRFGTGIEGRWTGVPEALQVPLAALRDAAWKTNRQVSGIPASEFANDSKKVAERLAVIVATEELNDTCVRILNASRVGEGTSADDEDLLGEDVIWYTADSGPRAPKHVVRVAPLSVADLLRQRLFGRNTVILTSATLALGGKFTSMLSCWGLPKSTPTLDAGTPFDARTHGILYVARHLPPPGRDRASDASVDETARLINAAGGRTLGLFSSRRAAEDMAEQLRTVVPYEILLQGEDSMSTLVEKFRKNQSACLFGTLGLWQGVDVPGKSLSLVIIDRIPFPRPDDPLQQARQEAADQRGGSGFMEVAANHAALLMAQGAGRLLRSVDDRGVVAVLDQRLATKRYGSYIRRSMPDFWYTENGDTVRGALRRLVEA from the coding sequence ATGAGCTCCAACGTCCTCGACCTCCTCAGCCTCGCCGTCAACGACCTCGGCGGTGCCCCGCGCCCCGGCCAACAGAAGATGGCCAAGGCCGTGGCCGAGGCCATTGACAAAGAACACCACCTGGCCGTCCAGGCCGGCACCGGCACGGGTAAATCCCTGGCCTACCTGATCCCCAGTATTGCCGCGGCCATGGATTCCGACTACCCCGTCATCGTCTCCACCGCGACCATCGCCCTGCAACGCCAGCTGGTGGAGCGCGACCTACCGCGCCTGGCCAAGGCCCTCGAACCGGAGCTGCCCCGCCCCCTCGAGTTCGCAATCCAAAAAGGCCGCGGCAACTACGTCTGCCTCAACAAGGTGCAAAACGCGCAGACCGAAAGCGGCGTGGAAGAGGCCGAAGAGTCCCTCCTGGATCCCTCCCAACTCTCCGCCACCGGCGCCCAAGTCGCCCGCCTACACGAATGGGCCGGCGAAACCGAGGACGGCGACCGCGATAACCTCCCCCAGGGCGTCAGCGATCGCGCGTGGCGCCAGGTCAGCGTGTCCTCCCGCGAGTGCCTCGGCGCTACCCGCTGCCCCTTCGGCGAGCAGTGCTTCGCCGAACGCGCCCGTGCCCACGCCGCGGACGCCGACGTTGTCGTCACCAACCATGCCCTGCTTGCCATCGATGCTCTTGTGGACGCCCCAGTCTTGCCGGAGCACGACACAGTGATCGTAGACGAGGCCCACGAGCTGGAGGATCGCATCACCTCCGTCGCCACCGCAGAACTATCCCCCACCGCCATTGCCGTGCTGGCCAAACGCGCCGCGAAGCTGGCCGTCTCCGGCGCAGACGCTGCTGGGGACGAGCTGGCCGAAGCAGGCGACAGGTGGACGGAGGCGTTGAAGGCGGAGGCGGCGGCGTCCAGAAACAACGACCGCTTCGGCACCGGCATCGAGGGGCGCTGGACCGGCGTACCCGAGGCACTACAGGTGCCGCTCGCTGCTCTAAGGGACGCAGCGTGGAAGACGAACCGGCAGGTCAGCGGCATACCCGCCTCCGAGTTTGCGAATGATTCAAAGAAGGTCGCCGAGCGCCTGGCGGTGATCGTGGCCACCGAAGAACTCAACGATACGTGCGTGCGCATCCTCAACGCTTCGCGCGTGGGTGAGGGTACCAGTGCGGATGACGAGGACCTGCTCGGCGAGGACGTCATCTGGTACACCGCAGACTCCGGTCCGCGCGCGCCGAAGCACGTGGTACGGGTCGCCCCCTTGAGCGTTGCCGACCTGCTGCGCCAGCGACTATTCGGCCGGAACACGGTGATCCTGACCTCGGCGACGCTGGCGCTGGGCGGCAAGTTCACCTCCATGCTCAGCTGCTGGGGGCTGCCGAAGAGCACCCCCACGCTGGATGCCGGCACGCCCTTCGACGCGCGCACCCACGGCATCCTCTACGTCGCCCGGCATCTGCCCCCGCCCGGGCGGGATCGCGCCAGCGACGCCTCCGTGGACGAAACCGCCCGGCTGATCAACGCCGCCGGCGGGCGCACCCTGGGGCTATTCAGCTCCCGGCGCGCGGCCGAGGACATGGCCGAGCAGCTGCGCACGGTGGTGCCCTACGAGATTCTGCTGCAGGGCGAAGACTCCATGTCCACGCTGGTGGAGAAGTTCCGCAAGAACCAGTCCGCCTGCCTCTTCGGCACCCTCGGGCTGTGGCAAGGCGTGGACGTGCCGGGCAAGTCGCTTTCTCTGGTGATCATCGACCGCATCCCCTTCCCCCGTCCCGACGACCCGCTGCAGCAAGCCCGGCAGGAGGCCGCCGACCAGCGCGGCGGCAGCGGGTTCATGGAGGTGGCTGCGAACCACGCGGCGCTGCTGATGGCGCAGGGCGCGGGGCGCCTGCTGCGTTCCGTGGACGACCGGGGCGTGGTGGCGGTGCTGGATCAGCGGCTGGCCACGAAGCGCTACGGCAGCTACATTCGCCGTTCGATGCCGGACTTCTGGTACACGGAAAATGGCGACACAGTGCGGGGTGCACTGCGTCGCCTGGTTGAAGCTTAG